TGTCAATACGCTGACAGCAGTCGATCCGAACTCCGGTGAGGGGAAGAACGGCTGGGGCGGTCGTAACGCAGACCCGATTGCCTCTGCCATGCTGCTGCCTGAGCCTGGTAGTGTGATGTTGATGGTGCTGGGGCTGGCGGGCGCAGGCTTGGCGTTGCGCAGACGGTAACAAGCGATACGAATCGGGCTGCACGTATGTGCAGCCCGTTTCCTATTTGTACTTGCCCAAAACTCGATCTGGTCGGGGCAGGGTCTAGAGATAGGCGAACTTCCGCTCGAAGTCGATTTCCATACAGTAAGGGAAGGTGGCGTAAGGATGAGTCACGATGTCGGGTTTGGCCCTTGCATATGTCAACAGGTGCCCGTGCAGATTGTCCAGTTGTTTACTGGATAGCTGCTTGCCATGCCGTAATTGCAGATCCAACCGCCCACTGGTGTTGGGGGCGCTCAGGCGGAAGTTGCCGGTCAGCGCTGCGGCAATGGTGCTGTCTGCATAGATGGCCTCTTTGACAGCCTCTGGGTAGAGTGGCCCTGTGGTGGTCGGCAGGGCTTTGCCTCGACCATAGACGGTAATGAAGGGCAGCTTCAGATCCGGCGTGATGGTGTGGCCATGCTGCTGTAGCACCGACAGTACAGTTTCGTGTTGGAAGATGTTGCCGTAGTCACCTGAGCAGTAACGGAGCAAGGGTAGCTTCATCTCCGGGCTGAGCATCGAGATCACCACCTCTGGCCAGCTGGTGCCCGCGTCTCGCGTCTCGACGTAACAGCGATGCGGGTAATACATGAAGAACATCGGACAGAAAGGCGTATCGACCCCAAACAACGCCTTGCGCAAACTGGGGTCTTGATGGGCCAGCCTGCGCATGGTGATGGTGTGGGGGGTTTCGTGGAAGATGTTCAGATCCAGCTCGGCCACGCCCATGGATGACATGATCAAGCGCCCACCTGGTTGGTCGAGTTGCTCGATGCCCATCAGTTGGCCGATGTAGGTCCGGTAGTTCTCCGCAATGCCTTCTTCCCCCGTGACGAGGTGGACTCGCAACTTGGACCAGTCGATCCCGTGGCGTTCCTGGCCGTCTTCAATGATCCGTTTGATGAACGAGCCTTCACCGATCATCACGATCTGATCGAACTCGCCAGCAAAGCGCTGCACCAAAGCGAACACCATATCATCCCGCACACTGGTTTCTGCCAGCACGGTGGCTCGGGTGTGGACTTTGACGCCCATTGGCAGTGCATTGATGACCAATGTGCTGAGTTCATCGATATTGAACAGATACTGTAGCCCGGCATCAATCGACTTCGATGAGTTTTCCAGGTTGGTGGCGGTGTTGACGCCAAATGAAAACACGCCGGAATGCCCTGAGCTGGTCAGTAATGATCGTACACCCTCCAGATTGCCATCCACACACAAGTCGTGGATGGCGTATTGACCAAATGTGTTGTGTTTATTGAGCAAGGGTGCGCGCGCCACAAACTGACCGATCGACTCGATGGGGGTCGTGGGCTGACCATGTTGTTGCAGCTGTTTCACATAGGCCGGTACCGTCTGCAAAGCCCGGTTGAAAGCGGTGATGGCATCCATTTCCGATTGCTTGAGCAGCTCGGCGGGCGCGGTCTGGCAGAGTGAATCCAGAAAGGCCCGACGGGCGGCTTTGTCTTGATCGGATGCGAAAGTCTTCATGGTCGCACTCCAATGAGGGTGGAAAATCAGAAGCTAGGGCTGACGGCGTCATTGCAGGCGTTGCGGGGCAGTCAGGTATTCCGCGCTGGCGAAGAACTCCTCGTGCAGATCGGGCCTGGTCGCCCGCAGCACCCGCTCATAGTCGCGGATATTCAACATGAATGGCCTGACCGGGCCGTAGTAATCGACTTCCGGGCCGATCGGAACAAAGTCCATGCAAAGCCGGTTGAGCAATCTGAGCAAACCGGTTTCCATTGCGGCCAGCAGATACTCGATCTGCTGTGCCTGGCAGTAATGGAACACCGCACGATACAAGCCCAGTACGATTTCCGGGCGCATGCGAACGCTCTGCTCTCGGACGCTTGGTGGCAACATGACGTAATCACTGCTTGCCCCATATGCATCATCATTGGCCCGGCGACGATATTGCTTGCTGACTGCCAGCCGAGAAATTTCAACCGCCGACCTCGGTAGACCGGGTAAGGAGACTTCGCAATGCTCTTGAAGCGGATATCGATGGGTGTGCTGCCCGACGATCCGGATGGTGCCGACCAATTCATCTGTCTGGTCAATTGCAGCAAAGTGGGTGGAATCGAGATCGTAGTGGTCGAACTCCTCCCCATTCTCGAAGTGCTGGGCGGAAAGAAAGCGCTTCTCAAGGCAATAGACCTGATAACGGAGCTTGAAGCTTTGGCTCAATAGCGGCGTGTCATCAATCCGGCCAAAAAAGAAATAGCGACTGAAGAAGGTGTCGCGCATCGGAGGTGGCTTCATGGTAAGTTGTCCGAAACTGCCTACTTACTGAGTTATAGCCTGTTTTTGGTGGTTTTCAGATAATTTTATTGAGACTGGCGGTGTATCTATATATTTTTTCGATCATTAAATATATGAATATTCAAAAGTAAAAAGGGTTTGCAATTCCAACTTAAGTCAGCGTGGGGCAGTGGGGTTGCCTATATGGTGCAATAACTTGAAAATGACGATGGTGGGTACTTACTTATTGATTGAATTGACATATATTGAATTGTCGGTAGTGATTTCCCTGTTGGGGAAATAGAGAGAAGAGGTTATTTATGCGGCAGCCAACACAGGTCGAAAATATCGATTTGATCTCTGTGCTTTATGAAAGCATCAATGACCCACAGTGTCTGCGTGATTTCATCACAGGCTTTGCAGCGGGGCAGGATCAGCTTTCCGCCGGGCTGCTGATCATACAACGGGGACACCGCCCTCAACTGATTTTGGAGCGTGAATATCCGCCAAATGATATCGACGACTATATCGATGTATTCATGGCGCAAGACATCCGCCTGCAGGCGCTACTCCAGCAATCGGCACCCGTGTCATATGATCAGCGCGAATATATTTCGGATGACACCTTTACTGATACGGCGTTTTATCGTGGCTTTCTGTCGCGAACGAATCTTTTCTATAGCGCAGGCGTGCGGGTGATCCATGATGCGGAGACAACCGTGCTGATGGGTGCGGCGGTACCTAAGGACAAGGGCGGCGTGGAGCCGCATCTCGTCGAGCGGATGTTGTATCTGAAGCCCCATATCGAGCGGGTGATCCGGCTGAGCCAACGTCAGCATTTCCAAACCACGCTCAACGAGGCGCTTTGCCACAGCCTTGCGTGTTGGAACATCGGCATTGCACTGCTGGATTCCTCGGCAAGTATTCAGTTTTGTAACGGTGTGTTTGAATCCATGCTGAGCCAATCCGTGAATCTCCGCTATGTGGCGCAGCGCTTGCAATTCCGGGAATCAACCTTGAACAGCCGCTTTACCTCAGCGGTCAGTCGGCTGGCCCGGACGCATCAACTGACTGGTGATGATCATGTGGCATACCTTGTCACCAAGCAAAGCAGCAACCTGTTCCACCAGCTGGTGCTGTTGCCATTGCCCGCCAGTGTGCCAAACGGTACGCAGGGTGTATTGGCGATGCTGAGCGATCCGGACCACCAGCGGGCGGGGCGGATGGAGATCGCAGGTCAATTGTTTGGGTTGACGCCTAGTGAGAAGCGGGTTGCGGAGAGGGTTCTGGCAGGCCAGGTGCCGAGCGACATCGCATCATCGTTGACTGTGGCGCGTAGCACCGTGGTGTCACACCTGAAAAATCTGTTCCGTAAGACTGGCACCAACCGCCAGGCAGACCTGATGCGGGTTCTGATGCATGTTCCTACCTGCAGTGGGGGCACTGTTCACGACCAGGCAGGGGAGCAGGGTGATGGAATGTGAAACAGCCTGCTGGTTGATTCAGCAGGCTGTAGGGAGCACCATCCGCTACGGCTGACACGATCCGACCCAGGCCTCGGTCATGCCAGCGGGGCTGGTGTCAACGGATGCGCATGCCGGGCTGGGCGCCGCTGTCAGGGCTGAGGATGAACAGGCCCGAGCCCTTGTCCTCGAAGCTGGCGGCCAGCACCATGCCTTCCGACAGGCCGAATTTCATCTTGCGCGGGGCCAGGTTGGCCACCATCACAGTCAAACGGCCTTTCAGGTCTTCTGGTTTGTAAGCAGACTTGATGCCAGCAAACACATTACGTGTCTCGGCGCCGATATCCAGCGTCAGCTGCACCAATTTGTCAGCACCTTCCACGGCCTTGGCATCGACGATCCGGGCCACACGCAGATCCACCTTGCTGAAATCATCGATCGAGATGGTCTCGGCAATCGCTTCATACTGCTGCGCCTCTGCGGCAGGCGCTGGGGCGGGTGTGGGGGCCTGCAGGCTTTGCTTGTTGGCTTCCAGCAGGGCATCGATCTGCTTGGGCTCGACCCGTGTCATCAAGTGTTGGTAGGGGTTGATGGTGTGCCCCAGCAGCAAAGTCTTGCTGTCCGCCCAGCCCAGTGGCGCGATGTTCAGGAATTGCTCGACCTGCTCGGCCAATTTCGGCAGCACCGGCTTCAGGTAGATGGTCAACAGGCGGAACAAGTTGATGCAGGTGGTACACACCTCATGCAGCTTGGTCTCCATGCCTTCTTGCTTGGCCAGCTCCCAGGGCTTTTGCTCGTCCACATACTGATTGGCCATGTCGGCCAGCGCCATGACTTCACGCAGCGCACGGCTGAATTCACGTGCTTCAAACAGCTCAGCGATTTCATTGCCCGCCACTTGCAATGCGGTCAGCAGATCCGATGGTGGCAGCGTGTCCGCCAGTTTGCCGCCGAAGCGCTTGTTGAGGAAGCCGGCGGCACGGCTGGCGATGTTCACATACTTGCCCACCAGATCGGAATTGACGCGGTTGATGAAATCATCCAGCGCCAGGTCGGCATCTTCGATGCGGCTGTTCAACTTGGCTGCATAGTAATAGCGTAGCCATTCCGGGTTCAGGCCCAGCTTCAGGTAGCTGCCCGCCGTGATGAAGGTGCCGCGTGACTTGCTCATCTTGGCGCCATCGACAGTCAGGAATCCATGCACATTGACCGCGTTGGGGGTTTTGAAGCCAGCGTATTCGAGCACAGCAGGCCAGAACAACGCATGGAAGTAGAGAATATCCTTGCCGATGAAATGGTACAGCTCGGCATTGCTATCCTTGCCCCAGAATTCCAGCCAGTCACGGCCCAGACGATCCATCAATAACTTGCTGGAAGCCATGTAGCCGATGGGTGCATCGAGCCAGACATAGAAATACTTGCCCGGCGCATCGGGAATCTCAAACCCGAAATAGGGTGCGTCACGGGTGATGTCCCAGTCTTGCAGGCCGGCCTCGAACCATTCCTGCATCTTGTTGCTGGCCTCGGGCTGCAGGCGGCCTGCCTCACGTGTCCAGCCTTTCAGGAAGTCCTCGCACTGGGTCAGTCGGAAGAAGAAATGCTCGGTTTCCTTCATGACGGGCGTTGCGCCGGAAACCGCTGAGTAAGGATTGAGCAGCTCAGTGGGGCTGTAGGTGGTGCCACAGCTTTCGCAGCTGTCGCCGTATTGGTCTTTGGCATGACATTTCGGGCATTCGCCTTTGACGAAACGATCAGGCAGGAACATGCCTTTTTCCGGGTCATACAGCTGACGGATGGTTCGGCTGGCGATCTTGTCGTTGGCCGTGAGGCGGCGGTAGATGTCGTAGGCGATCTCACGGTTTTCGTCGGTATTGGTGTGCGAATAGTTGTCGAACCCAATGTGAAAACCGGCAAAGTCAGCGACGTGTTCATCGTACATCTTGGCGATGAACGCCTCTGGCTTCAGGCCTTGCTTTTCGGCATTGATCATGATCGGGGTGCCGTGGGTGTCATCACCGCAGACGTAATGGCAATCATGGCCACGCATTTTCTGGAACCGGACCCAGATGTCAGCTTGGATGTAGCCGACCATATGGCCTAGGTGGATGCTGCCATTGGCGTAGGGTAGGGCGTAGGTCACCAGAATCTTGCGTTTGTCGGACATGATTGTTCTCAATGGAGTGTTGCACGAAAGACCGACCATTATAGCGGCAGCTTTGGTTGCCGCGAAATCGCGATGGATGGTCTATACCGCATAAAGATAATCGGTTCTGCTGGCGGGCTTCATGGCTGTGCCATCTGGCTCTTGGGCATTGTGGCAGTCGGCATCACCTTACATTGAAAGCGTGCGACCTCATCAATGAGCAATCCCTTCCTGAAACGGTTGTCAGCCTTGTTGCCCGTGGCCTTGCTGGTGTTTGGCCTGGGGTTGAGCTATCTGGCTGCCATGCTTGTTGCACATGGCAATCACGAGACCATTACCCGACGCTTGAATGAAACCTTGGGTCAGATTTCTGGCCGGGTGGAAGACCGCATGCAGCGGTTTGAATATGGGCTGAGGGGCTTGGCAGGGCATTTCGTCGCCAACCCTGATCGCCCTAATCTGGCCGAGTTGCGCACCTATCTGGCATCACGGGATGTGACGGTTGAGTTTCCTGGTGCGCTGGGTTTCGGTGCCATCCGCTATCTGACGGAAGCTGAGGCGCCAGCCTTTTTGCGACGCTGGGAGCGAGAGCATGGCTTCCCGGTTGCGCTCAAACAGCTCAAGCCGCACACCCCGCCGTATTTCATCATTTTTCTGATCGAGCCGATCAAGCGGAACAAACCA
The genomic region above belongs to Chitinivorax tropicus and contains:
- a CDS encoding helix-turn-helix transcriptional regulator codes for the protein MRQPTQVENIDLISVLYESINDPQCLRDFITGFAAGQDQLSAGLLIIQRGHRPQLILEREYPPNDIDDYIDVFMAQDIRLQALLQQSAPVSYDQREYISDDTFTDTAFYRGFLSRTNLFYSAGVRVIHDAETTVLMGAAVPKDKGGVEPHLVERMLYLKPHIERVIRLSQRQHFQTTLNEALCHSLACWNIGIALLDSSASIQFCNGVFESMLSQSVNLRYVAQRLQFRESTLNSRFTSAVSRLARTHQLTGDDHVAYLVTKQSSNLFHQLVLLPLPASVPNGTQGVLAMLSDPDHQRAGRMEIAGQLFGLTPSEKRVAERVLAGQVPSDIASSLTVARSTVVSHLKNLFRKTGTNRQADLMRVLMHVPTCSGGTVHDQAGEQGDGM
- a CDS encoding PEP-CTERM/exosortase system-associated acyltransferase, with the translated sequence MKPPPMRDTFFSRYFFFGRIDDTPLLSQSFKLRYQVYCLEKRFLSAQHFENGEEFDHYDLDSTHFAAIDQTDELVGTIRIVGQHTHRYPLQEHCEVSLPGLPRSAVEISRLAVSKQYRRRANDDAYGASSDYVMLPPSVREQSVRMRPEIVLGLYRAVFHYCQAQQIEYLLAAMETGLLRLLNRLCMDFVPIGPEVDYYGPVRPFMLNIRDYERVLRATRPDLHEEFFASAEYLTAPQRLQ
- the metG gene encoding methionine--tRNA ligase, whose amino-acid sequence is MSDKRKILVTYALPYANGSIHLGHMVGYIQADIWVRFQKMRGHDCHYVCGDDTHGTPIMINAEKQGLKPEAFIAKMYDEHVADFAGFHIGFDNYSHTNTDENREIAYDIYRRLTANDKIASRTIRQLYDPEKGMFLPDRFVKGECPKCHAKDQYGDSCESCGTTYSPTELLNPYSAVSGATPVMKETEHFFFRLTQCEDFLKGWTREAGRLQPEASNKMQEWFEAGLQDWDITRDAPYFGFEIPDAPGKYFYVWLDAPIGYMASSKLLMDRLGRDWLEFWGKDSNAELYHFIGKDILYFHALFWPAVLEYAGFKTPNAVNVHGFLTVDGAKMSKSRGTFITAGSYLKLGLNPEWLRYYYAAKLNSRIEDADLALDDFINRVNSDLVGKYVNIASRAAGFLNKRFGGKLADTLPPSDLLTALQVAGNEIAELFEAREFSRALREVMALADMANQYVDEQKPWELAKQEGMETKLHEVCTTCINLFRLLTIYLKPVLPKLAEQVEQFLNIAPLGWADSKTLLLGHTINPYQHLMTRVEPKQIDALLEANKQSLQAPTPAPAPAAEAQQYEAIAETISIDDFSKVDLRVARIVDAKAVEGADKLVQLTLDIGAETRNVFAGIKSAYKPEDLKGRLTVMVANLAPRKMKFGLSEGMVLAASFEDKGSGLFILSPDSGAQPGMRIR